A part of Sebastes umbrosus isolate fSebUmb1 chromosome 21, fSebUmb1.pri, whole genome shotgun sequence genomic DNA contains:
- the rnf32 gene encoding RING finger protein 32 — protein sequence MAMRKGLTPKTSNQLVINSVAFQDHITRSRLHPNFSLSDPFLLICKRKTPRKRVEERGLQTQDGQEEREYVLDSAPPPLTLAQKLGLVASPAGRLTEDEWTQVKARSVKQRDSAQPCAICREEFCLQPQVLLSCSHVFHRACLKAFERFSGRKCCPMCRKEQYETRVIHDAARLFRHQCATRIQACWRGYVARKRYRKLRKSICPKDKRLRRKFFEAKLQELNDSFVRYCHTDTEAFLSDINRSLSSSRRVFQQLERKHVSEPPESDWDRIQSQVIQRDVRDCPICLTALCSPSLPTETATSSHQQCRRTVLLSCSHLFHQRCLEAFEAFSIESRPSCPLCRSVYHKKLI from the exons ATGGCAATGAGGAAG ggTTTGACACCTAAAACTAGCAACCAGTTGGTGATCAACTCTGTTGCCTTTCAAGACCACATCACACGCAGCCGGCTGCATCCAAATTTCTCCCTTTCTGACCCTTTTTTGCTGatatgcaaaagaaaaacacccaGAAAAAGAGTGGAGGAGAGGGGTCTGCAGACACAAGATGggcaagaagagagagaatatgtGCTGGATTCTGCACCACCTCCTTTAACATTag CTCAGAAGTTGGGTTTGGTGGCCTCCCCTGCAGGGAGACTGACAGAGGACGAATGGACTCAGGTCAAGGCGAGGTCTGTTAAGCAGAGGGACTCGGCTCAGCCCTGTGCAATATGCAGGGAGGAGTTTTGCCTTCAGCCTCAG GTGCTGCTGTCTTGCTCTCATGTTTTCCATAGAGCATGTTTAAAGGCCTTTGAGAGGTTTTCTGGGAGGAAGTGCTGCCCAATGTGCAGAAAGGAGCAGTATGAGACACGGGTGATCCACGATGCAGCTCGCCTCTTCAGACACCAATGTGCCACCAG aATTCAAGCTTGCTGGCGAGGCTACGTTGCTCGGAAAAGGTACAGAAAATTGAGGAAATCCATTTGCCCAAAAGACAAACGGCTACGACGGAAATTCTTCGAAGCAAAG TTGCAGGAGTTGAATGACAGCTTTGTCCGATACTGTCACACCGACACGGAGGCTTTTCTGAGTGATATCAACCGCTCCCTGTCATCAAGCAGACGAGTGTTCCAGCAGCTGGAGAGAAAGCACGTCTCCGAGCCTCCGGAGAGCGACTGGGACCGAATACAGAGCCAG GTGATCCAGAGAGATGTCAGGGACTGCCCCATCTGCCTGACTGCACTGTGCAGCCCGAGCCTCCCAACAGAAACCGCTACATCCAGCCATCAACAATGCAGACGCACTGTGCTTCTGTCCTGCTCCCACCTCTTCCATCAGCGCTGTTTAGAGGCCTTTGAGGCCTTTTCTATAGAGAGCAGACCTTCCTGTCCCCTGTGCAGATCTGTCTACCACAAAAAGCTCATCTGA